In Pseudomonas grandcourensis, the DNA window GTCAGCAAATGCGCGAGATCGGAGTTATGCACACCCTCGACGGTGAAACTGGCCAGCGCCACTTGCGGCTTGCCCAGCAGGCGAATACCGTTGCGCGCCTCCAGGCCCTTGAGCAGGCAGGCATGCAGCGCGGCTTCATGGGCGGACACGGCGTTCTGATCGAGCCCGGCGAGGTAATCCAGGGTCGCTCCCAGACCAATCACACTGGCAATCGGCGGCGTCCCGGCCTCGAAACCCAGCGGTGCCGGGCGAAAGCGTGCGTCGTGGTAATTGGCATCGAGCACCATTTCACCGCCGAACTGCCAGGGACGTAGCTGTTGTAGCGCTTCATTACGCCCGAACAGCACACCCAACCCGTCGGGACCGTAAAGCTTGTGGCTGGAGAACACATAAAAATCGCAGCCCAACGCTTGCACGTCGTGGCGGCCATGGACCACGCCCTGGGCGCCGTCGATCACGGTCAGGGCGTTGTGAGCCTTGGCCAGTGCCAGCAATTCAGGCAGCGGCTGCCATGCGCCAATCACGTTGGACAACTGGCTGACGGCCAACAGGCGTGTGCGCGAGCCGATCAGGCCGGCGGCGGCTTCGAGGTCGATCACGCCGTCGGCATCCAGCGGCAGAATCACCAGTTTCAACTCGCGACGGTGCGCCAGTTGCTGCCACGGCAGCAGGTTGGCGTGATGCTCCAGGGCGCTGATGACAATCTCGTCGCCCGGATTGAAAAGATGTTCCAGGCCATAGGCCAGGAGATTCAGCGCGGACGTCGCGCCGTGGGTAAAGATGATCTGCCCGCAATCGCCGGCATTGAGCCATTGCGCGACTTTGCGGCGGCTGTCCTCGAACGCCTGGGTGGCGTGGGCGCCGGGCAAATGCTGCGCCCGATGCACGTTGGCCGCGCCGTTGGCGTAGTAGTGTGCCAGGGCATCGAGCAGGGCTTGAGGTTTTTGCGTGGTGGCGGCGTTGTCCAGATAGGTCTGGTCTTGCCGTTGCAGGGCGGCGATGGCCGGAAAATCGGCACGCCAGGGAGAGAGAATCATCATGTGTTCAGCCCTGTGAACTTGGGCGGATGTACACCGGACCTTGTGGGAGCGAGCTTGCTCGCGATGGCGTCCGTAAGGCCGCCAAAAAGCATCGCGAGCAAGTCGAATCGTCGCACCGTCGCTCCCACAGGTGCCTGCGGCACTTAGTTGTGAGCGTGCAGCGCTTCGTTCAGTTCGATGGCCGATTTGTGGGTTTTGCATTCCACGGCACCGGTCTCCGAATTGCGACGGAACAGCAGGTCCGGCTGGCCGGCCAGTTCACGGGCCTTGACCACTTTGACCAGTTGATTGTTCTCGTCCAGCAGCGCGACTTTTGTGCCGGCGGTCACGTACAGGCCCGACTCGACGGTGTTGCGGTCGCCCAACGGGATACCGATACCGGCGTTGGCGCCGATCAGGCAGCCTTCGCCAACCTTGATCACGATGTTGCCGCCGCCCGACAGGGTGCCCATGGTCGAGCAGCCGCCGCCCAGGTCCGAACCCTTGCCGACGAATACGCCAGCGGATACGCGGCCTTCGATCATGCCCGGGCCTTCGGTGCCGGCGTTGAAGTTGATGAAACCTTCGTGCATCACAGTGGTGCCTTCGCCCACGTAAGCGCCCAGGCGCAGACGCGCAGCGTCAGCGATACGCACGCCGGCCGGAACCACGTAGTCGGTCATTTTCGGGAACTTGTCCACCGAGAACACTTCCAGCAACTCGCCGCGCAGGCGGGCTTCGAGTTGCAGTTCGGCCAGTTCGCTAAGGTCGACTGCGCCCTGGCTGGTCCAGGCCACGTTTGGCAGCAATGGGAAGATCCCGGCCAGGTTCAGGCCGTGTGGCTTGACCAGGCGATGGGACAGCAGGTGCAGCTTGAGGTAGGCCTCAGGGGTGGACGACAGCTGGGCGTCTTCAGCCAGCAAGGTGGCAACCAGCGGCTTGTGGCTCTCGGCCAGACGGGTCAGCAGGGCAGCCTGGGCAGCGTCGACGCTTTTCAGGGCTTCAGCCAGTTGCGAGGCCTGGGCGGTGCTGAACGCGATGGCCTGATTGCCTTCGGTGTAGCCCAGGATCGGTGCGATAGCGGCGAGGACTTCAGCCGATGGCTTGAGGACCGGGGCGGCGTAGAACACTTCCAGCCATGCGCCTTGACGGTTTTGAGTGCCGACGCCGAAGGCCAGGCTGAACAGGGTAGTGGACATGTGTATACCTCTAACAAAATTGAACGGGCTGCTTACTTGAGCGCGGCCGCGTAGATATCTGGCTTGAAGCCAATCAGGGTTCGGTCACCGAGATCGAGCACCGGGCGCTTGATCATCGAGGGTTGTGCGAGCATCAGTTCGATGGCTTTCGTCTGGTCGAGATCGGCTTTGCGTTCGTCGTCGAGCTTGCGAAAGGTCGTGCCTGCACGGTTCAACACCACTTCCCAGCCGTGCTCGTTGCACCATTGGGTCAGGTGTTCACGGTCGATACCGACCGCCTTGTAATCATGAAAGTCATAGCTGACAGCGTGTTCATCGAGCCAGGTGCGCGCCTTTTTCATGGTGTCGCAGGCTTTGATGCCGAAAAGGTGCAACGTTTTGCTTGAAACGGTCAAGGAATTGCCCCCTTTGCAGGTGCCGTAAATATTAAGGTGACGGATTATGCCATGTGCATTGAGTTAAAACGCAAAACCTGTGGGATTGGCGCGGTCCGGGTGCGATATAGGTGCAAGGGCCACCGGTAGTCTAAGCGGCTAATATGGCACTTCAAGGCGTCCGGGAACATGTCCGAATAGCGACATCAGTTGGAGGTGTTCAACGACTCCGCTGAAGCCCAGGCCCTGGCCTTTCAGATGGACTTGCTGGAACGGCGCTTGCGCTTGAAGGCGCTGCGGGCGCAGCGCCTGGAGTTGTACAGCCTCAGTTGTCATCACCAGATTGGTGATGACGTGTTGCGTGAGGTGTTGGGGGAGTTGGACTTGAGTGAGGCCAAGCTTGGCCAGGTGAAGTGAACCTGGCTCTTACCGACGCTGGATGAACGCACGAATACGTTCGGCAGCCTCGACACATTCTGCCAACGGCGCAACCAGCGCCAGGCGCACGCGCCCGGCCCCCGGGTTGACGCCATCGACGTCCCGCGACAGGTAAGAACCCGGCACCACGGTCACGTGCTCCTGCTCGAACAGATCGCGGCAGAACGCAGCGTCGTCACCGGCGACATTCGGCCACAGGTAGAAACTGCCATCCGGACGCTGTACGTCCAGCACCGGGCTGAGGATTTCCAGCACCGCATCGAACTTCTCGCGATACAGCGCACGGTTGGCGCGTACGTGTACTTCGTCATTCCACGCAGCGACGCTGGCCAGTTGGGTTTGAACCGGCATTGCACAGCCGTGGTAGGTGCGGTAGAGCAGGAAGCCCTTGAGGATGTCGGCGTCACCGGCCACAAAACCCGAACGCAGGCCCGGCAGGTTCGAACGCTTGGACAGGCTGTGGAACACCACGCAACGCTTGAAGTCCTTGCGACCCAGTTGCGCGCAGGCACTGAGCAGGCCTGGCGGTGGGGTTTGTTCGTCGAAGTACAGCTCGCTGTAGCACTCATCGGCGGCAATCACGAAGTCGTATTCGTCGGCCAGGGCGATCAGCTTTTTCAGGGTTTCCACTGGAATCAATGCGCCGGTCGGGTTGCCTGGCGAGCACAGGAACAGGATCTGGCAGCGTTTCCAGATGTCCGGCGACACGGCGTCGAAATCCGGGTTGAAACCGTTTTCGTCCAGGCATGGCAGGTAGTGCGGCTTGGCCCCGGCGAGGAATGCCGCGCCTTCGTAGATCTGATAGAACGGGTTCGGGCTGACCACCAGCGCGTCATCGCCACGGTTGACCACGGTCTGGGTGAAGGCGAACAGCGCTTCGCGAGTGCCGTTGACTGGCAGCACGTTGCGCGCCGGATCGATCCAGCCTTTTGGAACATCGAAACGACGCTCGCACCATGCCGCGATGGCTTCACGCAGCTCCGGGATACCGAGCGTGGTCGGGTACACGGCCATTTTTTCCAGATTGCTGGCCAGGGCCTCGGCGACAAAGCTTGGCGAACGGTGTTTCGGCTCGCCGATGGACAACGCGATCGGACGCTTGTCCGGGTTTGGCGTCACGCTGCCGAGCAGGGCGCGGAGTTTCTCGAACGGGTAGGGCTGGAGCTGGGACAGAGCGTTGTTCATGGTGGCCTCGTTCAATGTGGGAGCGGCGGTGCGGCGATCCGACTTGCTCGCGAAAGCGGTGTATCAGTGAAGTGTGTGTTGACTGACACACCGCTTTCGCGAGCAAGCCCGCTCCCACAGGGGAAAATTGTTTAGTTCAGATGCTGATGTGCGACAGTTTGATGTCAGGTTCCTGGTTGACGCTCAGTTGTTCGACGATCGCATCCTGCAGACGGCTGCACAGTAGCGGGTCGGACAACGGCTGATTGTTGGCGTCGGTGATGAAGAACACGTCTTCCACGCGCTCGCCGAGGGTGGCGATCTTGGCGTTCTGCAACGACAGGTCGAACTCCAGGAAGATCGTGCCAATCCGCGCCAGCAGGCCCGGGCGGTCGGGCGCCGTGAGTTCCAGCACCGTCACCGGGCGCTGGGCGTCGTTGTGGATCGTCACCTGTGGCGCAAATGCGAAATGCTTGAGCTGACGCGGCACCCGGCGCTGGATGATGGTCGGGTAGTCGTCCGGGTTGCGCAGGGCTTCGGTCAGGCCCTCGCGGATCTGTTTGACCCGCGCCGGGTTATCGCCAATCGAGTCGCCGTCGGTGTCGAGCACGATATAGGTGTCGAGGGTGAACTGGCTGCTGGAGGTAATGACCCGGGCGTCGTGAATGTTCAGGTTGAGCTGGTCCATCGCGGCCACGGTCACGGCAAAGAAGTCGTGCTGGTCCGGGGCATAGATGAAGATCTGCGTGCCACCTTCGAATTCGCGCTGGGTGGTTTCCTTGATCAGCACCAGTGGCCCGCCGTCGGCCGGTTGCTGGAGGATTGCGTCACTGTGCCAGGCGACATCGCCAGCGGTGTGGCGCAGGAAATAGTCATCACCCAGTTGCGCCCACAACTGCTCGACGTCGTCTGGGTCGGTGCCGCCGCGCACCAGGATATCCAGGGCGGCGCTCTGGGTCTGGCGGATCTGCTCTTCGCGATCCACCGGGTTCTCGAGGCCGCGACGCAGGGCACGCTTGGTCTCGGTGTAGAGCTGGCGCAGCAGGCTGGCGCGCCAGGAGTTCCACAGGGTCGGGTTGGTGGCGTTGATGTCGGAGACGGTCAGCACATACAGGTAGTCGAGGCGGGTTTCGTCGCCGACGATCTGGGCGAAATCATGGATCACCTGTGGGTCGGACAAGTCCTTGCGCTGGGCGGTGGTCGACATCACCAGGTGGTTTTGCACCAGCCACACGATCAGGCGGCTGTCCCACGTAGGCAGTTGATGACGCTGGCAAAAGGCCTCGGCGTCCACGGCACCGATGTCCGAGTGATCGCCGTGCCGGCCTTTGCCGATGTCGTGGTACAGGCCGGCCATGTAGATCAGCTCGGGCTTGGGCAGTTTGCCCATGGTTTTGCTGGCCAGCGGGAATTTTTCCGACACCTGGGTGTACTGCAACTTACGCAGGTGTTTGATCAGGTTCAGGGTGTGGGCGTCGACCGTATAGATGTGGAACAGGTCGTGTTGCATTTGCCCGACGATGAAACCGAATTCGGGCAGATAGCGCCCAAGGATGCCGTAACGGTTCATGCGCCGCAGATTGCGGTGGATGCCGATCTTGCATTTGAACAATTCGATAAACAGGCTGGTGTTGCGAATGTCGTTGCGGAAGTCGTCGTCGATCAGGTGGCGGTGTTCCCGCAGCAGGCGAATGGTGTCGGCGCGTACGCCCTTGATTTCCGGCTGCTGGGCCATCAGCACGAAGATTTCGAGCATGGCGAACGGGGTGCGGCGGAAAACGTTGTCGTTGCGTGCCTCGATGTAGCCGTCATGCAACTGGAAGCGCGAGTTGATCGGCTGCGGTGGTGATTCGTCTTCCGGTGCGAGGATAACTTCCTCGAAGTGCTGGATGATCAGGTCGCTGAGCTGGGCGATGCTCATGACCACCCGATAATACTGCTGCATGAAGTTTTCGATGGCTTGCTTGGCGTCGTCGCCTTTGAAACCCAGCAGCCCGGCAATGGTGCGCTGGTGATCGAACAGCAGGCGGTCTTCGGAGCGCCCGGCCAGCATGTGCAGGGCATAGCGAACCTTCCACAGGAACTCCTGGGAGGAGGCGAGCAGGGCGTTTTCACTCTCGACGAGGAATCCTTCCCCGGCCAGCGCCCGCAGGTTCAGGGTGCCGTACTCGCGACGGGCCACCCACAGAATCGTCTGGATATCCCGCAGGCCGCCGGGGGAGCCTTTGACGTTGGGTTCCAGGTTGTATTCGGTGTCGTTGTACTTGTGGTGGCGAGCCTTTTGTTCGGCACGCTTGGCCAAAAAGAAGTCCTTGCTCGGCCACATGTGCCCGGTGCCGGTGACGTCCAGCATGCGCTGGCGCAGATGCTCGGGGCCGGCGATGGTGCGGCTTTCCATCAGGTTGGTGACGACCGTCAGGTCGGCGCGGGCCTCGACGGCACATTCGTCGACCGAGCGAACACTCTGACCGACCTCCAGGCCGATGTCCCACAACAGCGTCAGAAAACGCTCGATGGAATCGCGGAAAACCTCGTGGTCGGCGCTGTCCAGCAGGATCAGCAAATCGATATCGGAGTAAGGGTGCAATTCGCCACGGCCGTAGCCGCCGACCGCGACCAGCGCGATGTCGGCGTCCTCGCTCCAACTGAACTGCTCCCAGGCCTTTTGCAGGATGTTGTCGACGAACCAGGCGCGATCCTCGATCAGCCGGCGAATGTCCCGGCCGTTGCGAAAGCGCGTATCGAGCACCTCGCGGGCCTGGCGGATCGCCTTCTTGAAGGCCGCGATCGGGCTTGCCTTCAGGGCCAGTTCAGCCTGGAACTGGCCGCGGTCGAAGAGTTCTGGATCCACCTGCGGCATCGATTGGCTTTCCTTTCTATAGGCGATGTACGGTAACGGGATCAGGCCGAAACGCGAGGGATGGTGTCATCGCCGCGCAGGGTGAAGATCTCGTAACCGGTTTCGGTCACCAGCAGGGTGTGTTCCCACTGTGCCGAGAGCTTGCGGTCCTTGGTGATCGCGGTCCAACCGTCGCCCAGAACCTTGGTGTCGGCGCGGCCCTGGTTGATCATCGGCTCGATGGTGAAGGTCATGCCAGCCTTGAGTTCCATGCCGGTGCCAGCGCGGCCGTAGTGCAGGATCTGCGGCTCTTCGTGGAACACCTTGCCGATACCGTGGCCGCAGAATTCGCGAACCACCGAGAAGCCATTCTTTTCCGCGTGCTTCTGGATGATTTCGCCGATGTCGCCCAGGCGGCAGCCGGGTTTGACGATCTCGATCGCCTTGTACATGCATTCCTGGGTCACTTGGGACAGGCGCTCGGCCCAGACCGGCACGCTGCCCACGTGGAACATGCGGCTGGTGTCGCCGTGGAAACCGTCCTTGATGACGGTGACGTCGATGTTCAGGGTGTCGCCATCCTTGAGCGGCTTGTCGTTCGGGATGCCGTGGCAGACCACATGGTTGATCGACGTGCAGATCGACTTCGGATAGCCCTTGTAGTTGAGCGGGGCAGGGATGGCTTTCTGCTCATTGACGATGTAGTCGTGGCAGATCTGGTTCAGTTGATCGGTGGTAACGCCCGGCTTGACGTATTCGGCAATCATTTCCAGCACATCGGCGGCCAGTTTGCCGGCGATACGCATTTTGGCGATATCCTCGGGGGTTTTGAGGGTGACGGTCATACAGGCTCTCTCTGCGCCAGGCGGCGCTTTCTAAACGGAAAGGGCATTGCGCGATCGAACTTCGCGGCCCTGAAAAATGCGATTCTACCAGACGATCAGCGCAAATCTGCGCCTGTGTGCATCGCTTCTCTCTATAGAATGGTGCATTCTTGGCTGATTCCAAGGTATGGAGCAAAGCGCTCGCCAGGATTTCAGAATCCGGGTTCCGTTTTGCCCTGTCTTGTGATATAAAATGCGCCGCTTTCCGGGGATGTCCCGTAAAGCCTAAATCCACACACGTGTCGACACGATGACCTGGGTGCCTTCAGTTGATGCTGCTGGTTGGTCATTGGGATACGTGGAGGCCAAACCCGACTTATTAAGGAACTATCATGTCCCAAGTCAACATGCGCGATATGCTGAAGGCCGGTGTGCACTTCGGTCACCAGACCCGTTACTGGAACCCGAAAATGGGCAAGTACATTTTCGGCGCGCGTAACAAGATCCACATCATCAACCTTGAAAAAACCCTGCCTATGTTCAACGAAGCTCTGACTTTCGTAGAGCGTCTGGCCCAGGGCAAAAACAAGATTCTGTTCGTCGGCACCAAGCGTTCCGCTGGCAAGATCGTTGCTGAAGAAGCAGCACGTTGCGGTTCGCCGTACGTCGATCACCGCTGGTTGGGCGGCATGCTGACCAACTTCAAAACCATCCGTGCTTCCATCAAGCGTCTGCGTGACCTTGAAGTTCAAGCCGAAGACGGTACTTTCGCCAAGCTGACCAAGAAAGAAGCGCTGATGCGCACTCGTGACCTGGAAAAGCTGGATCGTTCCCTGGGTGGTATCAAGGACATGGGCGGTCTGCCTGACGCTCTGTTCGTTATCGACGTTGATCACGAGCGCATCGCGATCACCGAAGCCAACAAGCTGGGCATCCCGGTTATCGGCGTAGTCGATACCAACAGCAGCCCGGAAGGCGTTGACTACATCATCCCAGGCAACGATGACGCAATCCGCGCTATCCAGCTGTACATGGGTTCGATGGCTGACGCTGTAATCCGTGGTCGCAACAACGTTGGCGGCGGCACCGTAGAGTTCGCAGCTGAAGAAACTCAGGCTGCAGCTGAGTAATTGACGCCCTGGCGTTGACTCAGTAAGCAAAAAGGGGGCTTGGCCCCCTTTTTGCCACCTCGAAAACCATTTGTCGGCGCCCACCGCTCTATCTGTAACGTGCGGCAGCTAACAAGGGTGGTTGGGGAAGAATTGATCGCCCGTTCGATCGGGTGGAATGGTTGAAAACCTATCCAAGAGGATTTTGAAATGGCAGAGATTACTGCAGCGTTGGTCAAAGAACTGCGCGAGCGTACTGGCGAAGGCATGATGGACTGCAAAAAGGCCTTGACCATGGCTGGCGGCGACATCGAGAAAGCCATTGATGACATGCGTGCTTCGGGCGCCATCAAGGCCGCCAAGAAAGCCGGCAACGTTGCCGCTGAAGGCGCTATCGCCATCAAGGCTGACGACAAGGTAGCAGTGCTGCTGGAAGTCAACTCGCAGACCGACTTCCTGGCCCTGCAAGACGACTTCAAGAACTTCGTTGCTGCCAGCGTAGAAAAAGCCTTCGACGAAAAACTGACCGACGCAGCTCCGCTGATCGCCGCTCAGGAATCGGCTCGTGAAGCACTGGTTGCCAAAGTAGGCGAGAACGTCAACATTCGTCGCCTGGTACGCGTAGAGGGCGACGTTGTCGGCACCTACCTGCACGGTAACAAGATCGGTGTTGCTGTTGTTCTCAAGGGCGGCGATGTTCAGCTGGCCAAAGAGATCGCCATGCACGTGGCGGCAAGCAACCCTGAGTTCCTGCTGCCATCGCAGGTTTCGCCAGAAGCCATCGAGCGCGAGAAGGGTGTTTTCCTGACCCTGAACGAAGACAAGATGAAAGGCAAGCCAGCTGAAATCGTCGAGAAGATGATCGCCGGCCGCATCACCAAGTTCCTGGCTGAAGCCAGCCTGGTCGAGCAAGCTTTCGTCATGAACCCGGAAATCACCGTAGGTGCCTTGGCCAAGAAAGCCGGCGCTGAAATCGTTTCCTTCACTTACTTCAAGGTAGGCGAAGGCATCGAGAAGCCAGTGGACAACTTCGCAGAAGAAGTTGCTGCCCAGCTGGCTGCCGCCAAGCAATAAGACGGTTTTTTAACTGTCGCCCAGAAGAGGCTGCCCGCTCACGCGCGCAGCCTCTTTTCAGATGGGGTATCAATTTTTATTTGGTTTCCCCTTGGAACTGGCTTACAAAGCCATGTTCCGATGGCGCTGAAGCAGCGCCAAGCTAGAGTGAGCGCCAGCTGTAAACAGCTCGCAAAGAATTTTTAAAATACGCCGCAGGAGAGATTCGCAATGGCTCAGCAGGGCAGTGGTTATCAGGCTCGCTATAAACGCATTCTACTCAAGCTTAGCGGCGAGGCCCTGATGGGCTCGGAAGAGTTCGGGATCGATCCGAAAGTTCTGGATCGCATGGCATTGGAAGTTGGCCAACTGGTCGGCATCGGTGTTCAGGTCGGTCTGGTTATCGGTGGTGGCAACCTGTTCCGCGGTGAAGCGCTGAGCAAGGCTGGCATGGATCGGGTCACAGGCGACCACATGGGCATGCTGGCCACTGTGATGAACGCCCTGGCCATGCGTGACGCCCTCGAGCGCGCCAACATCTCGGCCATCGTGATGTCCGCTATTTCCATGGTTGGCGTGACCGATCACTACGATCGTCGCAAGGCCATGCGTCACCTGAACTCCAAGGACGTGGTGATTTTCGCGGCCGGTACCGGCAACCCGTTCTTTACGACGGATTCGGCGGCCTGCCTGCGTGCAATCGAAATCGATGCCGATGTCGTGCTCAAGGCGACCAAGGTCGATGGTGTCTACACCGCTGACCCGTTCAAAGACCCGCATGCCGAGAAGTTCGATCATCTGACCTACGATGAAGTGCTGGATCGCAAGCTGGGTGTGATGGATCTGACGGCCATTTGCCTGTGCCGTGACCACAAGATGCCACTACGCGTATTTAACATGAACAAGCCCGGCGCCCTGCTGAACATCGTACATGGCGGCGCTGAAGGAACCCTGATCGAGGAAGGCCAACAATGATCAACGAAATCAAGAAAGACGCTAAAGAGCGCATGCAGAAGTCCGTGGAGTCCCTGTCCCACAACTTCGGTCGAATTCGTACCGGCCAGGCGCACCCAAGCATCCTGGAAGGCGTGATGGTGCCGTACTACGGCTCCGACACCCCGATCAAGCAAGTGGCCAACATCACCGTCAAGGACGCCCGTACCCTGCAAGTCGTAGCGTTTGAGCGCAACATGCTCGGTGCTGTCGACAAGGCAATCGGTAGCGCAGGTCTGAACCTGAACCCGACCAACCTTGGCGAGTTGCTGCTGATCAGCATGCCGGCGCTAACTGAAGAAACCCGTCGTGGTTTCACCAAGCAGGCTCGCGACGTTGCTGAGGACGCCCGTGTAGCGGTGCGTAACATCCGTCGTGATGCCAACAGCTCGCTGAAGGATCTGGTCAAGGAAAAGGAAATCAGCGAAGACGAAGAGCGTCGCGCCACTGGCGAGATCGACGATCTGACCAAGAAGTTCGTGGCTGAAATCGACGCGAAGCTGGCAGAGAAAGAAAAAGACCTGATGGCCGTATAAGGGTCGCGTTTTCATGGAAAAGACCAAGCAGTCTGCACCGTCCGCGGTGCCGCGCCATGTCGCGATCATCATGGATGGTAACAATCGCTGGGCGAAAAAACGCTTTATGCCGGGTGTCGCCGGGCATAAAGCGGGCGTGGATGCGGTACGTGCCGTCATTGAGGTTTGTGCCGAGGCCAAGGTCGAAGTACTGACCCTGTTCGCCTTTTCCAGCGAGAACTGGCAGCGTCCGGCCGATGAGGTCAGTGCTTTGATGGATCTGTTCTTCAAGGCGCTGCGTCGTGAGGCCAAGCGCCTCAACGACAACAACATCAGCTTGCGTATCATTGGCGATCGCTCGCGCTTTCATCCCGAGTTGCAGGCAGCCATGCGTGAAGCCGAGGCCATGACGGCTGGTGCCAATCGATTTGTCCTGCAAATCGCCGCCAATTACGGCGGTCAGTGGGATATCGCGCAAGCTGCGCAACGACTGGCACGAGAGGTCCAGGCC includes these proteins:
- the uppS gene encoding polyprenyl diphosphate synthase, producing MEKTKQSAPSAVPRHVAIIMDGNNRWAKKRFMPGVAGHKAGVDAVRAVIEVCAEAKVEVLTLFAFSSENWQRPADEVSALMDLFFKALRREAKRLNDNNISLRIIGDRSRFHPELQAAMREAEAMTAGANRFVLQIAANYGGQWDIAQAAQRLAREVQAGHLRPEDITPDLLQTCLATGDLPLPDLCIRTGGEHRISNFLLWQLAYAELYFSDLFWPDFKHDAMRNALADYASRQRRFGKTSEQVEAGARV